The Sesamum indicum cultivar Zhongzhi No. 13 linkage group LG9, S_indicum_v1.0, whole genome shotgun sequence genome segment GCTTCTTATCGTGCAGGGCTCTCTTGTATACCACATATGGCGCGAGCGCAATTTTCGACGATTTCATGGAGGAATACGCGGGGCACCTTTCGTAGGAAAACTTATTATTGAAGATATCCGACAATGGATACTTAGTGTTGATTTACCTCCTATTAGTACTTGTACACTTTTTCGTTTATGACAGATCCTTTGACCTGTTGATATGACTACCTAGCTTTTCATATTGAATTGTACTGATGtactatcatttatttaataaaatttataattttcaaaaaaaaaaaaaaaaaagatgaaagggACTACCGGTAAGGTTAAAGAGGAGGGAGGAGGTGACTGCCTAACACACCCATAATAAAATACTTGATACATTACCCATCAGTATAAATTTTCGTGAGGGCATTTTAGTAGTTTGTTAAAGAATTTGGTTCACACAGAGATGCTAGCGGGCTTCTTGTTATTAACATTGTATGCACACATGTGTGCtcatgttaatttttatttatccctttcttttttttttttaacggTATTGGAAGGTGGGAGAGGCAACAAATGTGGCAATCCTTCTTGAACGTGGCCATAGGACCTTCCTGCGATTCTGCAATGTTGGCTATAAACTACACCTTCCTGCGACTCTGCAATGTTGGCTATAAACTACAACTACAATTCATAAAGTATTCTAAGTTGATTCAATAAGATATGAGATTGATTTGGCAATGCCAAACCAAACAGAGTTATGCCTCTTCCTATGCTATGCTTCACCCAGTACAAGTTTTCTTTTGCTTGATGGAAGTGGAAGGAAACAAGGCtagtgtttggttttatttttggccCATTTCCATAGTAAATGTTTGTCtagatttgttttgaaaattttggtggtgttttgaaatattttgaaataatgcctcatttatttttgatcAAAACAAATCTACACTAGTTATAAGtcctacaactaaaaaaactatatacatactcatacatatatataaatatatataaaacaaacatgatttgacaatgaacaataatttttatccccactaaacaatatcaaacatacaatatatattttatattctctCCAAGAACAattccaaacatacacactatctctaataCATACTCATTAtctttgtttgtttctctctatttccacataatacaccaaaacaaattaaaaatgaaacaaatcgTAGTGAAGACTTTTTGTTTCCTGAAAGTGTGGAGAGTAGCCACAACTATTATCCAAAAGATTAAGCCCTATCATTACATTTCCACCAAAATACGAACACATCTAAAGTCCATGAAAAGCAAAGCCCAGAGATtaggaaggaaaaagaacgGCGAAAACTGGACCACCACAATAAGCAACAATACAAGCAAGCAATAGGATGGCATTAGTCGCATTGGAACAATGGAAAGACAAAACATGAGCAACTCAAAGGATATAAGAAATTAGAATCAGAAGTAGAAAAGCTGAAGATGAACctgcttatgaaatttacatggAAGCTGCTCACAACTAGAGCCAGCACCCTAGCAAGAATCTACATTTCTCACCCTCAACCCCCAACAAAAGGCGCATCTCagggaaaaaaatgataaaaccATAGTCCAGCCATAAAAACAATAGAGGGTTAGAACtgggaaaaaaggaaaagaaaggatTAGAAAATCCCACAAAGAAAACCTCTAGATCCTCTAATCTCACTTTGTATGGCAACCAAGCTTCCGACATTGGAGCGTAAATGCCAATCTACTTAATGTGATATTTTCCTGTGACTGAATCAGAACTGTACTGGGGGTCAATAGAAAAACCAATGATTTCATATACAGAGGATACATCCATCCAGATGTCAATGTGCTAAGTCCTCACTTCCTACACCAACGCTTGACTTGTCAACCATCCGTACATTGTATTGTTCATATACTCTTGCCCGGTTCTCTGCCCACCATTGTTCTGCTTGCTTCTCACTAAACCGTTTCCGACTGCATTCAATCATTTGGAAACATTTTCACTTTTGCACAAAAAAGGTTTGTAAGAATTCAAGTACTTGCTTAAGCCACAATGTGTTGATATTTTCCCTTAATAGACATGATGGCTTATCAGAATAAGCGCTGACTTCTCAATGCTGGCCAGTTCTATACTTCAATTAAATGTTCCAAACATagacacacacagacacacacatatatatatatatatatagaaaaaagtgCAAGGACAAATACCTAGCTGACTGTTGACAAAGAGGAGGCCTAGAGCTCACTTTCACTAGAGGAAATACTAGAATTTATGCTTGTACTCGTGCTATGTTAAGTGAAATTACACCATGAATCATTACTGAATACAATAGATTAAATTCCACTGTTAATGGGTCTGGAGataattaattgcaattaGGTGTATGAGCATAAATGACATGCATCATATATAAGTTTACTATTTGGCATAAACCCCAGGCCAAAAGCTCAGACCTCAGTGCATTCAATGCAGATTAACAGCATGGTCTCTCTATCACATCAGATAGCAATGCTATTGCATCAAGCACATCTcagtatatttaaataagaaattgcACGATGATATTGTCACATCCACAAGAAAGGAGACTAAAGCCCAGAGCAACATACCTGAAACGAACTCGTTTCAAATCTTTGAGCCCTCCAGGTAAGGAGGTCAGAGTAATATAAACACCAGGTTCGTCTTGCTCAACCCATTCATTTTCATTACGAGAATCACTTTCTTTTGATCTATTTCCATTTCTCATCGTAGGTTCCACATTAGCTTGTCTGTTCTGAAGCAAACTGCGATTACTTGCAGTACTGGATCCATTAGAAAGCAACAGGTTGTTTGACTCATATGGTTCCAGTTCCTGGCCATTTATTTGACCATTAATGCCATTAAAAGAGGCATTTGAAACATCACTAGACAAAGAGGGACCATGTGGAGTGAAGGGCGGAGATTTCATGTTTCTAGCGGAACCCACTGGAAGCCTTTCAGCCATTTCCTTCAGCTACAATGATAAATACATCATCGATGCAAGCAATATAGAAACATTGGTATTAAAATAACATAGCAGCAACCAGCAGATTGTTATAGTGTACTATCAGTCTATTcttacttttttcttgaaagaaATCACAGTTAAAATCAACATCAAGCTCATGGAATACATGGTGGAAAGCAAGAAAGCAAAGGaataatatagtaaatacACGGTGATTGACTGCCACCCAATTGCCCgacaaaaaatcattaaactAGCGCCATGTATTGGATAATTTGACAAAAGAAAGCCAAAACTGAGACATACAACTACAATACAGctagtgaaaaagaaaaacacaaagttCAATCTACATTGCTTGATGGGAATGATGGTTTCATCTATAAGAATCTGcttgcttgtatttttctttaactttgAGTTGACGCACGCTTTGACAGATTAATGAAATTTCCATTCCATTAAAAGCGAACACAAACATCCAGATGGTGGAAGCTTGGTCAATAAGACACTCGTTCTTTATATGCCCATGGAATATCACAAAATGTTGCTGacagaaataattaatggCCAGCCTATAATTGGCGAACCACACGACCTTGGATGAATCTCTGAGAAATTACTTTAAAACTGACCTACATATGATAACCGTGGAGCCAAATGCTTTCATCAAAGGAAATCCTACAAAGATTTTGGATCTTTTAATTCAATGATGGCAACAAAATCCTACAATGTTACCATTCACagaaataattatgacaattttAAAGAGACTAGgatatacataaaaatgcTTAGGACCTCGTTTCTTTCAGAAATCTCTAAGAATGGCAGTAGCAATAAGTTGAAATAGTAGTAAATAATTGGAAATGTTTGTTCAATTATAGCCCAAGAAACTTAATTTTCTGGAGATATAGCAGgtcaatttttcatattctAACAGAAAAGGCAATGACAATAATCTTAATcaatataagatatataaagGCTCAGCACGACAAGCAACAGGTCTTAATTCTGTGGAATAAacttttgtgaaattttagttTCGATGTTATATTCCAATTCCCTAAGAACATAGTATCACCTTAAGTTCACATGTTTGAACATAGAGGCATCTTAAATTAAATGTCTTGTTNNNNNNNNNNNNNNNNNNNNNNNNNNNNNNNNNNNNNNNNNNNNNNTTAACCAGAAAGTATTTTGCTAAGATCTCAATATAGGTAACTCATTGTTTTAGGttccaaaatttattgaaatgcaTCAATTGTTTAAACGTaccaaagaaaattttaggatTTGTGACCTACATAACCTGAACAGTTACATGAATTcttatgttaattattttaattgataaactTTCAAATGTTATAATTGGCAAATATGATGATGTAATTCGATAAATTCTACAGCTAATTTACTCAAGCAATTGACAGGAAATTGTTCCTTCAGGCAACTGGCAGGGAATTGTTCGCTCAAGCAACTGACAGGACATATTACAATTGTAACAGGACCTTAATATGTAGTGTTGCTTCACACTTGTGTAAACCAAAACATGTTGTAAGCACAAAAGAACGAGCATCATGCATATCACATAGTACTCATTTGTTATATTTCTAGTATATCTCATGATTTAGACCTTAGCTCCATTATTCAGATGTGTTTCAACCATCTTCCAGAACATTTAAGTTCGATCTCATGATGttcaaaatgcatttaaagGAAAAGGCATCACaaaataagagtagtatatcCTGTTGGCTGACAAGAGAGCCAACAAAGTTGAAACAACTAATAAGGAGTGAAATGGTTAGAGATGAACTCATCTCACAttctataaaagaaaatctatgCAATATAATGCTGCTTAAGACGCAAGCCCATAACTTGCTGTTTGTAAAATGTATGATCAGAGGTATTCGCCTTACTTGTGCAGTAAGCGACTTAATCACTTCTTTTGCTGCTTTGCATTTCGCAGTCTCTTCCCCTGCAATTGCTATTGCCTCCTTCAGCTGCTTTGTTGTCCTTTCCAGCTCTAACTCCTGAAGTTGAGCCTTCCGAGTGAGACTTTCTACCTGTATAAAGAATAATCAGACACTCAGAACTCCAATACAATCGCATAAGGTCAGTCATGGTATAAGACTATATTTATACCAGAACCACGCTTAACTTGAAGAACTACTCAAATTAACTTAGAGCcttatcatatataaaataaagctTTCTAGTTCCAGTACAATTACAGTTCAAACATCACGTACTAGGACCTGATTGTCCCACTGAATGAGATCACAACAGAAGGCAGCAGGACAATCGGGATTGAGGGCAAATACAAAGTGCACTGCAAAGAATATACTTGGAAAGCAATTCCAAgtcttaattatcaattatgatGTTTGCTGAACAATACAAAGATAGTTGGAAAGGGACCTTTAAAGTAAATCATCATTTTCTGGGTccttaaaattgaaagaacTATGGCCATGCCTCTTCAACTTAAACAAACGATGTGGATTTCCATCAgtcatgaaattaaaatattgtactCAAGAAAGTTTGCACCCAATGACCCCATACCCAGCTTTCACAAACAAGACGAAATTCTAcgcataaaaatattaaagtaatatttctaaaaactCTCTACCCTCTACCATCAGAACAGGGATGAAACAGAGATGCACTTGGGATCATGAGAATGTTTAGCTCCCCATCTCTTTTAATCTTCTCTACTCtgagaaaacacaaacaaaaaggaaacTTAGCtccaattaaaattcatatagtGCCCTCTTTGGCCTTTTCACTTGTTCAAAAGAACCAGGCAGTTGCCTACATGGTAATTGCTGATCATTTTGAAGTGTTTTCACCACTTCCAACCTATCAGTATTTTCCCAGCCCATATCTTTAAAACTCAACATGAGATAGAAGTTGTGTGGAGCAgcagaaaaagtaaaagaactGCAGTGCAAGTGAACATTGGACTAGTCGAACAAATTTACTTACCTGTgctcttaattttattacttccTGGCTGAGGCTATCATTTATCATTTTTGCATCGTCCAGAACAACCTTGGGAGATGTAAGACCTCCCAAAGTAGGAGTTGGGGTAGTAGAACGAGGAGGACTGGTTCGTCTTGATATTGGTGATGTTGCTCGAGAAACAATTCTGGATCCAGGAACAGAAGCTGAGAAAAACTTCTTAGATGATCCAAATACTGGATTGAAAGATTTAGAGATATTTTGTGCCCCCCATTGGGAGCTTCCATTTGGGATTGGTGATACACGACTACTATTGAATTCCAATTTTTTGTTCCTCTTTGAGGTGCGGGACTCCCCTTGTTTCAAGGATTCCATTGAAGAGAATCTAGCAAGCTGCGGACGAGATCTGATATCCAGCTTATCATCTTTGTCCATAATATCATTTATCACCTGATTCATACTTCCGCGTCTGCTCATAGATGAATGAGATGATGTGTCGGTTTCAAGAGctttcttcaatttattgaaacaaTTATCACAAACCCGGTATGGTTTATTGGGATTTGGTGCCATAGAAGCCCTCAGTGACTTCTTGCTGCTGCATGAATGACAAAACACAAGCCCACAGTTATAGCAATTGTGAcgttttcttttgaaattaaatggTAGGCGGCATCCAGAACACATGGACTGATCAACCCCTGAGACCCACTTATGGAGGCAGATAGCTGCAGTGAAATTAGTACCACAAGCAATACTCTTTACTTGCTTGTCCTTTAAAGCTTCGACTAAAGTTGGAGAGTTTCTATCATCAGCATCCCCGTGGCCCAATCTACCATTTGCTCCCTTCCCCCATGTATAAACTTCAGTTCTCGAAGTCAGTACAGCCACATGATAGGCACCACAAGCAATCTCCTCCACAAAACTCTTCCCAAGTTTTCCTTCAACACGAGAAGGGAGCTTGCCGTCAGCTTGAGGGTTCCCTAGCTGTCCATAAACTGAACTGCCCATAGTGTACACGTG includes the following:
- the LOC105170925 gene encoding uncharacterized protein LOC105170925, which codes for MSRNGDRMNNPDVSRAGGTVERDIEQAITALKKGAHLLKYGRRGKPKFCPFRLSNDESLLIWFSGKEEKHLKLSHVSRIISGQRTPIFQRYPRPEKEYQSFSLIYNDRSLDLICKDKEEAEVWFSGLKALISRGHQRKWRTESRSDGISSGATSPRTYTRRSSPLNSPFGSGDSMQKDGAGQLRIHSPYDSPPKNGLDKAFSDVILYAVPPKGFFPSDSATGSVHSISSGGSDGMHAHMKGMGVDAFRVSLSSAVSSSSQGSGHDDGDALGDVFMWGEGTGDGIIGGGPYKVGSCFGAKMDSFLPKALESAVVLDVQNIACGGRHAALVTKQGEIFSWGEESGGRLGHGVDSDVLHPKLIDALGNTNIELVACGEYHSCAVTLSGDLYTWGEGHFGLLGHGNEVSHWVPKRVNGPLEGIHVSSIACGPWHTAVVTSAGQLFTFGDGTFGVLGHGDRESVSKPREVESLKGLRTVRAACGVWHTAAVIEVMVGSSSSSNCSSGKLFTWGDGDKGRLGHGDKESKLVPTCVAALVEPNFCQVACGHSMTVALTTSGHVYTMGSSVYGQLGNPQADGKLPSRVEGKLGKSFVEEIACGAYHVAVLTSRTEVYTWGKGANGRLGHGDADDRNSPTLVEALKDKQVKSIACGTNFTAAICLHKWVSGVDQSMCSGCRLPFNFKRKRHNCYNCGLVFCHSCSSKKSLRASMAPNPNKPYRVCDNCFNKLKKALETDTSSHSSMSRRGSMNQVINDIMDKDDKLDIRSRPQLARFSSMESLKQGESRTSKRNKKLEFNSSRVSPIPNGSSQWGAQNISKSFNPVFGSSKKFFSASVPGSRIVSRATSPISRRTSPPRSTTPTPTLGGLTSPKVVLDDAKMINDSLSQEVIKLRAQVESLTRKAQLQELELERTTKQLKEAIAIAGEETAKCKAAKEVIKSLTAQLKEMAERLPVGSARNMKSPPFTPHGPSLSSDVSNASFNGINGQINGQELEPYESNNLLLSNGSSTASNRSLLQNRQANVEPTMRNGNRSKESDSRNENEWVEQDEPGVYITLTSLPGGLKDLKRVRFSRKRFSEKQAEQWWAENRARVYEQYNVRMVDKSSVGVGSEDLAH